A genomic region of Gammaproteobacteria bacterium contains the following coding sequences:
- a CDS encoding alpha-amylase → MSGSIADSSEELTDYLSRAPEDDVIYFMLPDRFANGDLTNDTGGFGGDKFQHGFDPTHRGFYHGGDLKGLTAKLDYIKGLGATAIWLGPIYKNKPVQGPPGQQTSGYHGYWITDFTDVDPHLGTRADLKEFVNQAHARDIKVYLDIITNHTADVIKMRECHNPEISRDEWQWDCPYLTKADYPYSTQGDVNGLEINPGFLGDADEHQTAENFSKLVNANTAYRPYIPNGEENSKTPAWLNDPIYYHNRGDSDWWGESSLYGDFSGLDDLMTEHPRVVDGFIEIFKYWITEYRMDGFRIDTAKHVNANFWRQFLPAMQAHAASEGIPNFYMFGEVYDQNPAGLAKTTRVDGFEQSLDFAFQDTVEKVMTEESGTEIFDYFLMNDTLYNNGSATARRLPVFLGNHDMGRFAGKLKAANPDISQSELLERTKVAHAIMMFLRGVPVIYSGSEQGFVSDGGDQLAREDMFHSMVAEYNDNNLIGTDKTTADENYDSDHPLYLTIAQLSEIRKAHPALSRGELKLRLSQRDGRVLGFSRFDPDNDKEYVVVINTGATTESVNVEIEYTSTRFETILGSCPAMVRANGVLSVELGAFGVNVCKAQ, encoded by the coding sequence ATGTCTGGATCAATAGCTGACTCGTCTGAAGAGCTCACGGACTATCTATCTCGTGCACCGGAAGACGATGTCATCTATTTTATGCTGCCCGACCGTTTCGCGAACGGTGATTTGACCAATGATACGGGTGGTTTTGGTGGTGACAAATTCCAACACGGATTCGATCCAACTCACAGAGGCTTTTATCATGGTGGCGACCTCAAGGGTTTGACGGCTAAGCTTGATTACATCAAAGGGCTCGGCGCGACAGCGATTTGGTTGGGCCCTATTTACAAGAACAAACCAGTGCAAGGGCCGCCCGGGCAACAAACGTCTGGCTATCATGGTTATTGGATCACGGATTTCACCGATGTGGACCCGCACCTGGGCACCAGGGCTGATCTTAAGGAGTTTGTAAATCAGGCACACGCCAGAGACATAAAAGTGTATCTGGATATCATTACCAACCACACCGCCGATGTGATCAAAATGCGAGAATGCCACAACCCCGAGATATCCAGAGATGAATGGCAATGGGATTGTCCGTATTTGACCAAAGCCGATTACCCATACAGCACGCAAGGTGATGTAAACGGGCTAGAAATTAACCCGGGTTTTCTTGGTGATGCCGATGAACATCAAACAGCTGAAAATTTCAGCAAACTGGTCAATGCCAATACCGCGTATCGACCATATATTCCAAATGGCGAGGAAAACAGCAAAACGCCAGCCTGGTTAAATGACCCGATCTATTATCACAATCGTGGCGATTCTGACTGGTGGGGCGAGAGTTCTTTGTACGGAGATTTTTCAGGCCTTGACGACCTAATGACCGAGCACCCGCGGGTGGTAGATGGTTTTATTGAGATTTTTAAATACTGGATCACAGAATATCGTATGGACGGATTCCGCATCGATACCGCCAAACATGTAAATGCTAATTTCTGGCGACAGTTCCTGCCGGCCATGCAAGCGCATGCAGCGAGTGAGGGTATCCCGAATTTTTATATGTTCGGAGAGGTGTATGACCAGAATCCGGCGGGTTTGGCAAAAACCACACGCGTGGATGGATTTGAGCAGTCACTGGACTTTGCCTTCCAGGACACGGTTGAAAAAGTCATGACCGAAGAAAGTGGTACCGAAATATTCGATTACTTTTTAATGAACGACACCTTATATAACAACGGCAGTGCAACTGCCCGTCGGCTACCGGTTTTTCTGGGTAATCATGATATGGGACGATTTGCCGGCAAGCTCAAAGCGGCGAATCCTGATATATCGCAGAGTGAATTGCTAGAACGCACCAAAGTCGCACACGCGATCATGATGTTTCTGCGCGGTGTGCCGGTAATCTATAGTGGCAGTGAGCAGGGTTTTGTCAGTGATGGTGGTGATCAGCTTGCTCGCGAAGATATGTTCCACAGCATGGTGGCTGAATACAATGACAATAACTTGATAGGTACCGATAAGACCACGGCGGATGAAAACTATGATTCCGACCACCCCTTATACCTGACCATTGCACAACTCAGTGAAATTCGTAAAGCTCATCCGGCGTTAAGCCGCGGTGAGCTAAAGCTACGACTAAGTCAACGTGATGGCCGAGTATTAGGGTTTTCAAGATTTGATCCTGATAACGATAAGGAATATGTGGTGGTGATCAATACGGGTGCAACTACAGAATCCGTGAATGTGGAAATTGAATATACCTCCACTCGGTTTGAGACTATTCTGGGAAGTTGTCCGGCGATGGTCAGGGCGAATGGTGTTTTGAGTGTGGAGTTGGGAGCATTCGGAGTTAACGTGTGTAAGGCTCAGTAA